The following proteins come from a genomic window of Anabas testudineus chromosome 3, fAnaTes1.2, whole genome shotgun sequence:
- the LOC113174905 gene encoding protein mono-ADP-ribosyltransferase PARP6 isoform X3, which produces MDIKGQCWTDEESDGENEPEQFLYGIQGSCAADLYRHPQLDADIEAVKDIYTDSAVSVREYGTIDDVDIDLHINIGFLDEEVATAWKVIRTEPIILRLHFSLSQYLDGPEPSVEVFQPSNKEGFSLGLQLKKILSTFTSQQWKHLSNEFLKAQQEKRHSWFKAGGTIKKFRAGLSIFSPIPKSPSFPLIQDTVLKGKLSVPELRVTRLMNRSISCTMKNPKGELFSYPPNSQTVAVPAARAPAQITTRQLIELFFSSQAGGHCKNIPTLEYGFLVQIMKYSEQRIPTLNEYCVVCDEQHVFQNGSMLKPAVCTRELCVFSFYTLGVMSGAAEEVATGAEVVDLLVAMCRAALESPRKSIIFEPYPSVVDPNDPKTLAFNPKKKNYERLQKALDSVMSIREMTQGSYLEIKKQMDKLDPLAHPLLQWIISSNRSHIVKLPLSRQLKFMHTSHQFLLLSSPPAKEARFRTAKKLYGSTFAFHGSHIENWHSVLRNGLVNASYTKLQLHGAAYGKGIYLSPISSISFGYSGMGKGQHRMPTKDELVQRYNRMNTIPQSRPIQSRFLQSRNLNCIALCEVITSKDLQKHGNIWVCPVSDHVCTRFFFVYEDGQVGDANINTQEPKVQKEIMRVIGTQIYSS; this is translated from the exons GGAGTATGGAACCATTGATGACGTGGACATCGATCTTCATATTAACATCGGTTTCTTAGAT GAGGAGGTTGCGACAGCTTGGAAAGTTATCAGAACAGAGCCCATTATTCTGAGACtgcacttttctctttctcagtaCCTCGATGGACCTG AGCCTTCAGTAGAAGTGTTCCAGCCCTCCAATAAAGAAGGTTTCAGCCTGGGCCTGCAGCTAAAAAA GATCCTGAGCACATTCACGTCACAGCAGTGGAAGCACCTCAGTAATGAGTTCCTCAAGGCCCAGCAGGAGAAGAGGCACAGCTGGTTCAAAGCCGGAGGAACCATCAAGAAGTTCCGTGCCGGGCTCAGCATCTTCTCCCCTATACCCAA GTCTCCAAGTTTTCCTCTGATCCAAGACACGGTTTTAAAAGGGAAGCTGAGTGTCCCTGAGCTGAGAGTGACCCGCCTGATGAACCGCTCTATCTCTTGTACAATGAAGAACCCTAAAGGGGAGCTCTTCAGCTATCCACCAAACAGCCAG ACTGTGGCTGTCCCGGCGGCCAGGGCCCCAGCGCAGATTACCACGAGGCAGCTGATTGAATTGTTTTTCTCATCCCAGGCGGGCGGGCACTGCAAGAACATCCCTACCCTGGAGTATGGCTTCCTAGTACAG ATAATGAAGTATTCAGAGCAGAGGATCCCCACACTCAACGAGTACTGTGTTGTCTGCGATGAGCAGCATGTGTTTCAGAACGGATCCATGCTGAAG CCTGCTGTGTGCACCAgggagctgtgtgtgttctcctttTACACTTTGGGTGTGATGTCCGGAGCTGCAGAGGAAGTAGCCACTGGAGCAGAG GTGGTGGACCTACTTGTGGCTATGTGTCGAGCTGCTCTCGAATCTCCCCGTAAGAGCATCATCTTTGAGCCCTACCCATCAGTCGTTGACCCCAATGACCCCAAGACTCTAGCCTTCAACCCAAAG aagaagaattaTGAGAGACTGCAGAAAGCACTGGATAGCGTCATGTCCATCCGGGAAATGACCCAG ggctCATATCTGGAGATTAAGAAACAGATGGACAAACTGGACCCTTTGGCCCATCCCCTGCTGCAGTG GATTATTTCCAGTAACAGGTCTCATATCGTCAAGCTGCCTCTCAGTAGG CAACTGAAATTCATGCACACCTCCCACCAGTTCCTGCTGCTCAGCAGTCCCCCGGCCAAGGAGGCTCGCTTTCGCACTGCCAAGAAGCTGTATGGCAGCACATTTGCCTTCCA TGGTTCCCATATAGAGAACTGGCACTCTGTTCTGAGAAATGGACTAGTCAATGCCTCTTATACCAAACTGCAG CTGCATGGGGCAGCGTATGGAAAGGGCATCTATCTGAGCCCCATCTCCAGCATATCTTTTGGATACTCAG GAATGGGGAAAGGACAGCACCGCATGCCCACCAAAGATGAACTGGTGCAGCGTTACAACCGCATGAACACTATACCACAG AGCCGTCCAATACAATCAAGATTTCTACAGAGTCGAAATCTGAACTGCATTGCTCTGTGTGAAG ttatCACATCTAAAGATCTGCAGAAACATGGTAACATCTGGGTGTGTCCAGTATCCGACCACGTCTGTACTCGCTTCTTTTTTGT GTATGAGGATGGCCAAGTAGGAGATGCTAACATCAACACCCAGGAGCCTAAGGTGCAGAAGGAGATCATGCGTGTGATTGGTACCCAGATCTACTCCAGCTAA